CTCTACGTGACGCTCTCGTCGCCGACGATGAAGCTGTCGGACGTCGACGAGATCGCGGAGACCAACCTCGCGCAGCAGATCTCGACGATCAACGGCGTCGCGCAGGTGCAGGTCTTCGGCGCGCAGAAGCGCGCGGTCCGGGTGCAGATGGACCCGCGCCGCCTGGCGCTGCTGCAGCTGGGCACGCAGGACGTCGCGACCGCGGTGGCCGCGCAGAGCCCCAACCTGCCGAGCGGCACGCTCTACGGGCCCAACCGGGCGTACGTGGTGCAGGCCAACGGCCAGCTGAGCGAGGCCTCGGAGTTCGGCAACCTGGTCGTGACGTACCGCAACGGCGCGCCGATCCGCCTGCGCGACGTGGCCAACGTCGTCGACGGCGTGCAGAACGACAAGACGGCCGCGTGGTTCGGCAACCCCGAGGCCGGGCGGCCGATCACCCGCTCGATTACGCTCGCCATCCAGCGCCAGCCGGGGACCAACACGGTCGAGGTCGCGGACAACGTCAAGGCGCTGCTGCCCAAGCTCACGGCCAACGTGCCGGCGGGCATCAACATGGCGATCCTGTACGACCGCTCGCAGACGATCCGCGAGGGCGTGCGCGACGTCGAGCTCACGCTGCTGCTGACGCTCGCGCTCGTCGTGCTCGTGGTGTTCCTGTTCCTGCGCTCGCCGCGCGCGACCGCGATCCCGTCGCTCGCGCTGCCGCTGTCGATCGCCGGGACGTTCGCGGCGATGAAGGCGCTCAACTACTCGCTCGACAACCTGTCGCTCATGGCGCTGACGCTGGCCGTGGGCTTCGTCGTCGACGACGCGATCGTCGTGCTCGAGAACATCGTGCGCCACCGCGAGATGGGCAAGGACGCGATGACGGCCGCGCTGGACGGGTCGCAGGAGGTCGCGTTCACCGTGCTCTCGATGACGCTCTCGCTCTCGGCGGTGTTCCTGCCGCTGCTCTTCATGGGCGGGATCATCGGGCGGCTGTTCCGCGAGTTCTCGGTCACGATCGCCGTCTCGATCCTGATCTCGGGCGTGGTGTCGCTGACGATCACGCCGATGCTCGCCTCGCGCTTCCTGAAGGACGCCGCCCCCGAGGCGGCGGGCGACGAGGGGCAGCGCCTCGCGGACCCGAAGACGGGCGAGCAGGCGCACGCGACGGCGACCGGCGCGCCCGTGCCAGCGCAGGCCTCGGCGAACGCCGGGCAGCCGTCGCTCGCGCACCCGTCGGGCAACCCGGCCGCGTCGGCCCAGCACAAGGACTCGCTGCACGACGAGGCGCCGCGGATCCTGCGCCCCGCGCTCGACCTGTTCGAGCGCGGCTACGAGTGGGTGCACCGCACGTACGAGCGCACGCTGCGCTGGACGATGCACCACCGCCCGCTCGTGCTCGCGCTCTCGGCGGTCACGCTCGTCGGCACGTACTTCGTGTACAAGGCCGTGCCGACGAGCTTCCTGCCGAGCGACGACACGAGCTTCCTGACGGCGACCACGTTAGGCGCGCAGGGCGCGAGCTTCGAGGACATGGTCGCGCACCAGCAGCAGGCGGCGCAGATCGTCCAGCAGGACCCCAACGTCGCCGCGTTCGTGAGTTCCGTCGGCTCGTCGTCGCAGGGCAACCAGGGGCGGCTCGTGATGCGCCTCAAGGACCCCAAGGCGCGCGCGCTCGACGCCGACGCGGTAGCGCGCGAGCTGACGGGGAAGCTCAACCGCATCCCCGGCCTGCAGAGCTTCGTGCAGAACCCGCCGACGATCCAGATCGGCGGGCGGCAGACGGCGGCGCTCTACCAGTTCACGATGCAGGGCACCGACCTCAAGTCGCTCTACGCCGCGGCGAGCGCGCTGCAGCTCCGGCTGCAGAACTCGTCGCTCCTGAGCGACGTGACGAGCGACCTGTTCCTCTCCAACCCGACCGCGTCGCTCGCGATCGACCGCGCCCGCGCGGCCGCGTACGGCGTGAGCGTGCAGACGATCGAGCAGACGCTCTACGACGCCTACGGCGCGCGCCAGGTGTCGACGATCTACACGCCCACCAACCAGTACTGGGTGGTGCTGGAGCTCCAGCCGCAGGACCAGCGCGACCCGAGCGCGCTCAACCTGCTCTACGTCAAGAGCACGACCGGCGCGTCGGTGCCGCTCGGCTCGGTGACGACGACGGTCGACACGGTCACGCCGCTCTCGGTCAACCACTCGGGGCAGGTGCCCTCGGTGACGATCTCGTTCAACCTGCGCGCGGGCGTCGCCCTCGGCACGGCCACGCAGTACGTCGAGCAGCAGGCCGCGCAGGTGATCCCGGCGTCCTCGTCGATCATCACCAGCTTCGGCGGCACGGCGCAGGCGTTCCAGTCGAGCCAGGCCGGGCTGGCCGCGCTCCTCGTACTCGCGATCCTCGTCATCTACGCGATCCTGGGCGTGCTCTACGAGAGCTTCATCCACCCGATCACGATCCTCTCGGGGCTGCCGTTCGCGGTGTTCGGGGCGCTGCTCGCGCTCTACGTGTTCAACCAGGAGCTGTCGGTCTACGCCTTCATCGGCCTCGTGCTGCTGATCGGCCTCGTGAAGAAGAACGCGATCATGATGGTCGACTTCGCGGTCGAGGCCGAGCGGACGCGGAACCTCGACCCCGAGGAGAGCATCTTCGAGGCGTGCCTGGTGCGCTTCCGGCCGATCACGATGACCACGCTCGCGGCGATCGTCGGCACGCTGCCGATCGCGCTCGCGCTCGGCGCCGGCGCCAAGAGCCGCCAGCCGTTAGGCATCGCGGTCGTCGGCGGCCTGCTCTTCTCGCAGCTCGTCACGCTGTACCTGACGCCGGTGATCTACACGTACCTCGACACGCTGCAGCAGCGCTGGGCGCACCGGAAGGCGAGGGGCACGGTGGCCCGGCCGGGGCAGGACGCGGGCGACGACGACCGCGGCGACCAGGGCGGGCGCGGCGTGCCGACGCCGGCCCCGGCGCCGCGGCCGGTGCCGCAGCCGCTGCCGGCCGCCGCGGCGGTCCGGGCCTAACGCAGCACAACCCAACGCCTCCGCGCGCCGCGATGAGCCACTACCCGCCGGTCCCCGAGCAGATCACCCCGACGCCGGTCGTCCCCGGCGTCTGGGACCTGCCGATCAGCATCGTGCACGCGTACCTGATCGCCGACGGCGACGCGCCCGGCGCGCCGCTGGCGCTGGTCGACACCGGCCTCCCCGGCAGCGCGCGGGCGATCCTGAGCGGGGTCGCCGCCCTCGGGCGCCGGCCGGAGGACGTGCGCTGGATCGTCGCGACCCACCTGCACGTGGACCACACGGGCAGCCTCGCGGAGCTCAAGCGCCTGACCGGCGCCGAGGTGATGATGCACCCCGCCGACGCGGCGATGGTGGCCGAAGGGCGGGGCGGGCGGACGATGCACGAAACCCCCGCGCCCGGCTCCGCCACGTTCGTCGCGGGGTTCGACCCCGCGACGCGGCGCATGGAGCCGTGCGCGACCGACCGGCCGCTCGCCGACGGCGACGAGCTGCCCTTCGCCGGCGGTGTGCGCGTGGTGCACGCGCCGGGGCACGCGGCCGGGCAGGTGGCGCTGCTGGTCCCGGGCGCGGGCGGGGTGCTGGTGGCCGCCGACGCGCTGGCCAATGGCAACGGCCTCGGCTGGAGCCTGGGCTACGAGGACCTCGTGTTAGGCGCCGCGTCGGTCGGGCGGCTCGCCGGCCTGACGTTCGACGCCGCGGTGTTCGGGCACGGGGATCCGCTCGTGGGCGGGGCGGACGCGCGGTTCCGCGAGGCGGCGCGAACGGTTTTCGGCGCGGGCTCGGCCTGAGGACGCCTCGGCGGTAGCTTGCGGGCGGACCCGGGCCCGCCTTCGACGGAGGTTACGTGGCGACCATCCTGCAGCCCGCGGCCGTCCCGAAGCGGATGACCGCCGAGGAGTTCCTCAACTACCCGTGGGGGGACACCCCCGTGGAGCTCGTGCACGGGGAGGTGCGCGTGGCACCGTTCCCGGCCGGCGCGCACGCGCACGTAGTCGACAACATGTACGGCGCGCTCCGTGACTACGTCCGCGCGCACCAGCTCGGCCGCGTCTACGGCGACAACACGGGCTACGCACTCCCGCATCGGGACGACACGATCCGCGGGCCGGACGTGTCGTTCGTCCGCGCGGGGCGCCTACCCGACGAGCTTCCCCTCAAGGGCCTGTTCCAGATCGCGCCCGACTTCGGCGTCGAGGTGCTCTCGCCCAGCGACACCTACGCGGAGGTCGCCGAGAAGCTCGACGATTTCTTCTCGGCCGGCGTCGAACTGATGTGGCTGCTCGACCCGCGCCGGCGCCGCGTCGAGGCGGTGGCCCCGGACGGCGCGCGGCGCACGTTCGCCGAGCGCGGGGCCGCCGAGGTCGCGGACGCCGCGCCCGTGCTCCCGGGGTTCACGATGGCCGTCGCGGACGTGTTCGCGGGCGTCGCGCGCGAGGCGTAACACGTCGGCGCGCGGCGCCCGTGGGCGCCACGCCGTCGGACGTTAGGCCATCTCCTCCTGCGGCGCCGGCCCGCGGAACGCGTCCTTCCCCGCCACCGCGGCGAGCGTGGCGGGCCGCCCGGTGCGCGCCGCCTCGTAGATCGCCGCCTGGACGCGGTGGTCCTGCACGCCCTCCTCGCCCGGCGTATACGGCTGGCGGTTCTCCCGCACGCACTGCGAGAAGTGGTCGGCCTCGCGCGCGAACTGGCTCTTCTGCGACATCGGCAGCTCGGCGATCCGCTCCTGCCCGTTCTCCGCACGCGCGGCGCGCATGCGGAGCCCGTCGTAGCTGAACGCCGGGTCGACCTCCACCCAGCCGTCCTCGCCGTTCACGCGGTAGCGGCGCGACTGGTGAATGCCGTAGCTCGTCGAGCAGTTGGCGAGCGTGCCCGACGGGAAGCGCATCGACCAGACGACCGTCTCCTCGACCTCGCGGAAGCGCGGGTCGTCCTTGGGGTCCACGAGCTGCGCGCGGACCTCGACGGGCTCCTCGCCGGTGAGGAAGCGCGCCGTGTTGAAGCAGTAGATGCCGACGTCGGGGAGCGCGCCGCCCCCGGCGAGCGCGAGCTTCTGCCGCCACTGCGTCGGGTCGCCCTGCGCCTGGCCGTTGGCCATCTCGATCAGCGTGATCTTGCCTAACGGCCCGCGCCCCGGGCCGGAGTCGCGCACCATGCGCATCGCCGCGCGGTTGTGCGGCTCGTACTGGATGCGGTAGGCGACCATGAGCCTGCGCCCCGCCGCCGCGCACGCCCGCACCATGCGCTCCGCGTCGGCGACGTTGGTCGCCATCGGCTTCTCGCAGAGCACGTGCTTGCCCGCCCCCGCCGCGCGCACCACCTGCTCGGCGTGCAGCGCGTTGGGCGTCGCGACGTAGACCGCCTCGACCGCGCGGTCGTCGCGCAGCCGGTCCCACTCGTCGTAGCCGTAGACGCGGCGCGGGTCGAGCCCGTACTGCGCTGCGACCGCGCGCCCTTTGTTCGGGTCCCCGGTCATCACGGCGACGAGCTTGGAGCGCTTCGACTCTCCCATCCCCGGGATCATCTGCGTGAGCGCGATGCGGCCGAGCCCGATCACGCAGTAGCCGACGCGCTGGTCCGGCGGCTCGGGGGTGGGCGGGCCGCCCTCCTTCCGCTCGGTCGACTTCTGGGTCGGCGGGAACTCGACCTTGGGCGGCTGCGCGCCGGGGCCGTTCCCGCTCCCGGGCGTGGTCTGGCCGCGGTCGACCGGGGCCTGGGCGCGCGCCGTGCCCCCGTCGAGCAGGGTAAGCGCCCCGCCGGCGATCGAGAGCGCGCCGAGTCCGGCGCCGGCGTGGGCGAGGAAGTCGCGGCGCGACGAGTCGATCGCGGGGGCGACGGCGGACGCGTCGCCAGCGCCGGCCTGGGCGGCGTCGGGCGAGCGGGACAGGGCGTCGGACATGAGGGGCGCGCGGGTACGAAGTGGTCGTCCGAAGTGGGCGCGCCCGCACCGCGCGGGCGCCGGTCCGAGCGCTTGCACGGGGCG
The Gemmatimonadetes bacterium T265 genome window above contains:
- a CDS encoding multidrug transporter; the encoded protein is MNFVAPFIRRPVMTTLFLLSLLAAGFFAWRSLPVSDLPNVDYPTVTVNASLPGASPETMASSVATVLEKQFSTIAGIDNMTSSSTLGSTSITIQFSLDRDVDAAAQDVQAAISATLRTLPQGIIPPSYQKVNPANTPILYVTLSSPTMKLSDVDEIAETNLAQQISTINGVAQVQVFGAQKRAVRVQMDPRRLALLQLGTQDVATAVAAQSPNLPSGTLYGPNRAYVVQANGQLSEASEFGNLVVTYRNGAPIRLRDVANVVDGVQNDKTAAWFGNPEAGRPITRSITLAIQRQPGTNTVEVADNVKALLPKLTANVPAGINMAILYDRSQTIREGVRDVELTLLLTLALVVLVVFLFLRSPRATAIPSLALPLSIAGTFAAMKALNYSLDNLSLMALTLAVGFVVDDAIVVLENIVRHREMGKDAMTAALDGSQEVAFTVLSMTLSLSAVFLPLLFMGGIIGRLFREFSVTIAVSILISGVVSLTITPMLASRFLKDAAPEAAGDEGQRLADPKTGEQAHATATGAPVPAQASANAGQPSLAHPSGNPAASAQHKDSLHDEAPRILRPALDLFERGYEWVHRTYERTLRWTMHHRPLVLALSAVTLVGTYFVYKAVPTSFLPSDDTSFLTATTLGAQGASFEDMVAHQQQAAQIVQQDPNVAAFVSSVGSSSQGNQGRLVMRLKDPKARALDADAVARELTGKLNRIPGLQSFVQNPPTIQIGGRQTAALYQFTMQGTDLKSLYAAASALQLRLQNSSLLSDVTSDLFLSNPTASLAIDRARAAAYGVSVQTIEQTLYDAYGARQVSTIYTPTNQYWVVLELQPQDQRDPSALNLLYVKSTTGASVPLGSVTTTVDTVTPLSVNHSGQVPSVTISFNLRAGVALGTATQYVEQQAAQVIPASSSIITSFGGTAQAFQSSQAGLAALLVLAILVIYAILGVLYESFIHPITILSGLPFAVFGALLALYVFNQELSVYAFIGLVLLIGLVKKNAIMMVDFAVEAERTRNLDPEESIFEACLVRFRPITMTTLAAIVGTLPIALALGAGAKSRQPLGIAVVGGLLFSQLVTLYLTPVIYTYLDTLQQRWAHRKARGTVARPGQDAGDDDRGDQGGRGVPTPAPAPRPVPQPLPAAAAVRA
- a CDS encoding MBL fold metallo-hydrolase, which gives rise to MSHYPPVPEQITPTPVVPGVWDLPISIVHAYLIADGDAPGAPLALVDTGLPGSARAILSGVAALGRRPEDVRWIVATHLHVDHTGSLAELKRLTGAEVMMHPADAAMVAEGRGGRTMHETPAPGSATFVAGFDPATRRMEPCATDRPLADGDELPFAGGVRVVHAPGHAAGQVALLVPGAGGVLVAADALANGNGLGWSLGYEDLVLGAASVGRLAGLTFDAAVFGHGDPLVGGADARFREAARTVFGAGSA
- a CDS encoding glucose-fructose oxidoreductase produces the protein MSDALSRSPDAAQAGAGDASAVAPAIDSSRRDFLAHAGAGLGALSIAGGALTLLDGGTARAQAPVDRGQTTPGSGNGPGAQPPKVEFPPTQKSTERKEGGPPTPEPPDQRVGYCVIGLGRIALTQMIPGMGESKRSKLVAVMTGDPNKGRAVAAQYGLDPRRVYGYDEWDRLRDDRAVEAVYVATPNALHAEQVVRAAGAGKHVLCEKPMATNVADAERMVRACAAAGRRLMVAYRIQYEPHNRAAMRMVRDSGPGRGPLGKITLIEMANGQAQGDPTQWRQKLALAGGGALPDVGIYCFNTARFLTGEEPVEVRAQLVDPKDDPRFREVEETVVWSMRFPSGTLANCSTSYGIHQSRRYRVNGEDGWVEVDPAFSYDGLRMRAARAENGQERIAELPMSQKSQFAREADHFSQCVRENRQPYTPGEEGVQDHRVQAAIYEAARTGRPATLAAVAGKDAFRGPAPQEEMA